The proteins below come from a single Asanoa ferruginea genomic window:
- a CDS encoding isocitrate lyase/PEP mutase family protein, translating to MTKTHFRSLHHTGQPLVLPNAWDAGSARLIEQAGAAAIATTSAGVAWSLGAGDGGAIGRRAAVDLVARVVATVNVPVTADIEDGYGDVGATVRGVLDAGAVGVNLEDGLASPAEHEERIRAARRVGDLFLNARVDTYLRGLGDPATRLRDTLDRAAAYVAAGADGIFVPGVTDRETIAALAEQLPAPLNVMVGPGSPTVDELADLGVARVSVGPAITLAAYAAARRAARELLTAGTYDALDVDLGFAETEALLGHPHG from the coding sequence ATGACGAAAACGCATTTCCGTTCGCTGCACCACACCGGACAGCCCCTGGTGCTACCCAACGCCTGGGACGCCGGGAGCGCCCGGTTGATCGAGCAGGCCGGTGCGGCCGCCATCGCCACCACGAGTGCCGGGGTCGCCTGGAGCCTGGGCGCCGGTGATGGCGGTGCGATCGGCCGGCGCGCGGCGGTCGACCTCGTCGCGCGGGTCGTGGCCACCGTCAACGTGCCGGTCACGGCCGACATCGAGGACGGCTACGGCGACGTCGGCGCCACCGTGCGCGGCGTGCTCGACGCGGGCGCGGTCGGGGTCAACCTCGAAGACGGCCTGGCCTCGCCGGCGGAGCACGAGGAACGGATCAGGGCGGCGCGCCGGGTGGGTGACCTGTTCCTGAACGCCCGGGTCGACACCTACCTGCGCGGGCTCGGCGATCCCGCGACCAGGTTGCGGGACACCCTCGATCGGGCGGCCGCCTACGTCGCCGCCGGCGCCGACGGCATCTTCGTTCCCGGCGTGACCGACCGCGAGACGATCGCCGCGCTCGCCGAGCAACTGCCGGCGCCGCTCAACGTGATGGTCGGGCCCGGGTCGCCGACCGTCGACGAACTCGCCGACCTCGGCGTCGCCCGGGTCAGCGTCGGGCCCGCGATCACCTTGGCCGCCTACGCCGCCGCGCGGCGGGCCGCCCGTGAGTTGCTGACCGCCGGCACCTACGACGCGCTCGACGTTGACCTGGGGTTCGCCGAGACGGAGGCGCTGCTGGGTCACCCACACGGGTGA